The following proteins come from a genomic window of Halomicroarcula saliterrae:
- a CDS encoding DEAD/DEAH box helicase: MSQQVGKVETLFLHEHGEDVRVVAQRDGSRLFRGVLELKETDAGPRPRRLRIEDGSGEQLRSPDQFVELARRASRIRISQQTGPVARERITEMLDGYQLDAKVVRTCRFCASAGRYSPITSETAIAADGESICPDCASEELDRQLAFDGSITGDARKRLEELLLEVQDLDRITNLLSGQLDPDLTKFDEISATTEDVDPVRVDSLGLHPGVQDRLESRFDTLLPVQSLAVEHGATDGEDQLVVSATATGKTLVGEMAGLDRVLNGEGKMLFLVPLVALANQKYDDFQDRYGDMVDVSLRVGASRIADEGGRFDPEADIIVGTYEGIDHALRTGKDLGNIGTVVIDEVHTLGEDERGHRLDGLISRLKYYCERGMTESSRNERAGEARRETSRTKAESETNRGGNAREYGDTQWIYLSATVGNPGQLAKKLRATLIEFEERPVPIERHVTFADGREKIETEKKLVKRAFDTKSSKGYRGQTIIFTNSRRRCHQISRKLNYSSAPYHAGLDNRKRKRVEKQFADQELAAVVTTAALAAGVDFPASQVIFDSLAMGIEWLTVQEFSQMLGRAGRPDYHDKGTVYVLVEPDCTYHNSMEMTEDEVAFRLLKGEMEPVITRYDEGAAVEETLANVTVAGKQAKRLNDRMVGEVPTKHALGKLLEYDFIDGLSPTPLGRAVTRHFLAPDESFQLLDGIRKGEDPYDIVAGMELRDEH, from the coding sequence GTGTCACAGCAGGTTGGGAAGGTGGAGACACTGTTTCTCCACGAACACGGCGAGGACGTTCGCGTCGTCGCCCAGCGCGACGGGTCGCGACTCTTTCGCGGGGTTCTCGAACTGAAAGAGACCGACGCGGGGCCCCGGCCCCGCCGGCTCCGCATCGAGGACGGCTCCGGCGAGCAGCTGCGCTCGCCCGACCAGTTCGTCGAGCTGGCCCGCCGCGCGAGCCGCATCCGCATCTCCCAGCAGACCGGCCCCGTCGCCCGCGAGCGCATCACGGAGATGCTCGACGGCTATCAGCTCGACGCGAAGGTCGTCCGGACCTGTCGCTTCTGCGCGTCGGCGGGGCGGTACTCGCCTATCACGAGCGAGACAGCCATCGCGGCCGACGGGGAGTCTATCTGCCCCGACTGCGCGAGCGAGGAGCTCGACCGCCAGCTCGCCTTCGACGGCTCGATCACCGGCGACGCCCGGAAACGCCTCGAAGAGCTCCTGCTGGAGGTCCAGGACCTGGACCGCATCACCAACCTCCTGTCGGGGCAGCTCGACCCCGACCTGACGAAGTTCGACGAGATCTCGGCCACGACCGAGGACGTCGACCCCGTCCGCGTGGACTCGCTGGGGCTCCACCCCGGCGTTCAGGACCGGCTGGAATCGCGCTTCGATACGCTCCTGCCGGTCCAGAGTCTCGCCGTCGAACACGGCGCGACCGATGGCGAGGACCAGCTCGTGGTGTCGGCCACGGCGACGGGCAAGACTCTGGTCGGCGAGATGGCCGGGCTGGACAGGGTGTTGAACGGCGAGGGCAAGATGCTCTTTCTGGTGCCCCTCGTCGCCCTGGCGAACCAGAAGTACGACGACTTCCAGGACCGCTACGGCGACATGGTCGACGTTTCCTTGCGTGTGGGGGCGAGCCGTATCGCCGACGAGGGCGGTCGGTTCGACCCGGAGGCCGACATCATCGTCGGCACCTACGAGGGTATCGACCACGCGCTGCGGACCGGCAAAGACCTCGGCAATATCGGAACGGTCGTCATCGACGAGGTCCACACGCTGGGCGAGGACGAACGAGGCCACCGACTCGACGGCCTGATTTCGCGGCTCAAGTACTACTGTGAACGCGGGATGACGGAGTCGTCCCGGAACGAGCGAGCGGGCGAGGCGAGACGTGAAACGTCTCGGACCAAAGCGGAGAGTGAAACGAACCGCGGAGGAAACGCCCGCGAGTACGGCGACACCCAGTGGATTTACCTCTCGGCGACGGTCGGCAACCCCGGCCAGCTGGCGAAGAAGCTCCGGGCGACGCTCATCGAGTTCGAGGAGCGCCCGGTCCCCATCGAACGCCACGTCACCTTCGCCGACGGCCGCGAGAAGATAGAGACGGAAAAGAAGCTCGTCAAGCGGGCCTTCGACACGAAATCCAGCAAGGGGTACCGGGGCCAGACCATCATCTTCACCAACTCTCGGCGGCGCTGTCACCAGATATCCCGGAAGCTGAACTACTCTTCGGCCCCGTATCACGCCGGACTGGACAACCGCAAGCGAAAGCGCGTCGAGAAGCAGTTCGCCGACCAGGAACTCGCCGCCGTCGTGACGACCGCGGCGCTCGCCGCCGGGGTTGACTTCCCCGCCTCGCAGGTCATCTTCGACTCGCTGGCGATGGGTATCGAGTGGCTCACCGTCCAGGAGTTCAGCCAGATGCTCGGCCGGGCGGGCCGGCCCGACTACCACGACAAGGGGACGGTCTACGTCCTCGTCGAGCCCGACTGCACGTACCACAACAGCATGGAGATGACCGAGGACGAGGTGGCGTTCAGGCTCCTCAAGGGGGAGATGGAGCCGGTAATCACCCGATACGACGAGGGCGCGGCCGTCGAGGAGACGCTGGCGAACGTCACCGTCGCCGGCAAGCAGGCGAAGCGGCTCAACGACCGGATGGTCGGCGAGGTGCCCACGAAACACGCTCTGGGGAAGCTCCTCGAATACGACTTTATCGACGGGCTCTCCCCGACGCCGCTGGGCCGGGCCGTCACTCGGCACTTCCTCGCGCCGGACGAGTCGTTCCAGTTGCTCGACGGCATCCGCAAGGGCGAGGACCCGTACGACATCGTCGCGGGGATGGAGCTGCGCGACGAACACTGA
- a CDS encoding class I SAM-dependent methyltransferase, whose protein sequence is MDPDDVRRDWAERSGKYSPEYYAEIGPNEVSETLVDVFDHYVADDAAILEIGCGSGRHLAHLRSRGYENLTGIDINEDAFDVMTDQYPRLAEVGSFRAGAIEDLVGEFDDDAFDVVYTVETLQHIHPEDTWVFEELARITADLLVTAENEGNSPRRGRGETAVSYVDDDFPLYHRNWKAVFSQLGFAQLIREPTDRDTIRVFRSL, encoded by the coding sequence ATGGACCCGGACGACGTCCGTCGGGACTGGGCCGAGCGCTCGGGCAAGTACTCCCCCGAGTACTACGCCGAAATCGGCCCGAACGAAGTGAGCGAGACGCTCGTCGACGTGTTCGACCACTACGTCGCCGACGACGCCGCGATTCTGGAAATCGGCTGTGGCTCCGGCCGCCACCTCGCACACCTCCGGAGCCGGGGCTACGAGAACCTCACCGGCATCGACATCAACGAGGACGCCTTCGACGTGATGACCGACCAGTACCCCCGCCTCGCCGAGGTCGGGAGCTTCCGCGCCGGAGCGATAGAGGACCTCGTCGGCGAGTTCGACGACGACGCCTTCGACGTCGTCTACACCGTCGAGACGCTCCAGCACATCCACCCCGAGGACACGTGGGTGTTCGAGGAACTCGCCCGCATCACGGCCGACCTGCTAGTCACCGCCGAGAACGAGGGCAACAGCCCCCGGCGCGGCCGCGGCGAGACGGCCGTCAGCTACGTCGACGACGACTTTCCCCTCTATCACCGCAACTGGAAAGCGGTCTTCTCCCAGCTCGGCTTCGCGCAGCTGATTCGGGAGCCGACCGACCGCGACACGATTCGCGTGTTCCGGTCGCTCTGA
- a CDS encoding translation initiation factor eIF-2B yields MIDETVREIEEMQTQSSSIVAVKAAKALRELTERECHTVEDFYRVVERNSSALQRANRSHAPLYTTQQRIVEAVTESDADSVESAKDVLVEAIDDVVTEVESSKQRAAERAAELVEDGDVLLTHENSSTVMATFDEVLDAGKEVETFVTESRPRFLGRKTARQLAEREGVAVTLITDGAAGHYLAEVDRVFIGMNCLIEDVVYNRIGTHAIVATANSHGVPVTTVGSSSKFIGSGFTFENTFRPASEVMLEPADGFEVANPGYDATPTRLLDSVVTENAVIEF; encoded by the coding sequence ATGATAGACGAAACAGTCAGAGAGATAGAGGAGATGCAGACCCAGAGCTCCTCTATCGTCGCCGTCAAGGCCGCCAAAGCCCTGCGCGAGCTGACCGAGCGCGAGTGCCACACCGTCGAGGACTTCTACCGCGTCGTCGAGCGCAACTCGTCGGCGCTCCAGCGGGCTAACCGCTCGCACGCGCCCCTCTACACGACCCAGCAGCGCATCGTCGAGGCCGTCACGGAGTCCGACGCCGACAGCGTCGAGTCGGCGAAGGACGTGCTGGTCGAGGCCATCGACGACGTGGTGACGGAGGTCGAGTCGAGCAAGCAGCGCGCCGCCGAGCGCGCCGCCGAGCTCGTCGAGGACGGGGACGTGCTCCTGACACACGAGAACTCCTCGACAGTGATGGCGACGTTCGACGAGGTGCTCGACGCGGGCAAGGAGGTCGAGACGTTCGTCACCGAGTCCCGGCCCAGGTTCCTCGGCCGCAAGACCGCCCGCCAGCTCGCCGAGCGCGAGGGCGTCGCGGTGACGCTCATCACCGACGGGGCCGCGGGCCACTACCTCGCGGAGGTCGACCGCGTGTTCATCGGCATGAACTGCCTCATCGAGGACGTGGTGTACAACCGCATCGGGACCCACGCCATCGTCGCCACGGCGAACAGCCACGGCGTCCCCGTCACGACCGTCGGCTCCTCCTCGAAGTTCATCGGCAGCGGCTTCACCTTCGAGAACACGTTCCGGCCGGCGAGCGAGGTCATGCTCGAACCCGCCGACGGGTTCGAGGTGGCGAACCCGGGCTACGACGCGACGCCGACGCGGCTGCTCGACTCCGTCGTCACCGAGAACGCCGTCATCGAGTTCTGA
- a CDS encoding DUF7504 family protein: MTAGARGVRFGFPAPLFPDGVEPGTNILVKGPADSGAREVALRLTQPEPYRNEGRLLLSADVSGRHLLDRAREVSDGVDPERVGVVDCSGIADEDHRFDHHDHIEGPGDVMAIEMAVATLYETLRAKGFDRIRVGLFSVSAMLAHSDLRTVSRFIHMLTGRIIATGDLGVFYIDSSLDGDVSVEVVEHFCECTVEVRRRDDDVELRESDFRGGSSDWRPLDPQATNRPHRRS; this comes from the coding sequence GTGACCGCGGGAGCGCGCGGCGTTCGGTTCGGGTTCCCGGCACCACTGTTCCCGGACGGCGTCGAACCCGGCACCAACATCCTCGTCAAAGGGCCCGCGGACTCGGGTGCCCGGGAGGTGGCGCTCCGGCTGACACAGCCCGAGCCCTACCGGAACGAGGGGCGGCTCCTGCTGTCGGCGGACGTGAGCGGGCGACACCTGCTGGACCGGGCGAGGGAGGTGAGCGACGGCGTCGACCCCGAGCGGGTCGGGGTCGTCGATTGCTCGGGCATCGCCGACGAGGACCACCGGTTCGACCACCACGACCACATCGAGGGTCCCGGCGACGTCATGGCCATCGAGATGGCCGTCGCCACCCTCTACGAGACGCTCCGTGCGAAAGGGTTCGACCGGATTCGAGTCGGTCTGTTCTCCGTCTCCGCCATGCTCGCTCACTCCGACCTCCGGACTGTCTCGCGATTTATCCACATGCTGACCGGGCGCATCATCGCGACGGGCGACCTCGGCGTGTTCTACATCGACAGCTCACTCGACGGCGACGTGAGTGTCGAGGTCGTCGAGCACTTCTGCGAGTGCACCGTCGAGGTCCGGCGGCGGGACGACGACGTGGAACTGCGCGAGAGCGACTTCCGGGGCGGGAGCAGCGACTGGCGCCCGCTCGACCCGCAGGCGACGAACAGACCGCACCGGCGGTCGTAG
- a CDS encoding DoxX family protein: MAFASPLAEGAFLAGRALFALVVSYLALGNLLDLEASVGYARSKGAPLASATVPLGSLGLIVGALSVLVGAYPAVGAVTILAILAPITVVMHDFWTMEGQDRQNEEIHFLKNVGLLGGALVFLALSSLSWPLAAGVGVGL; this comes from the coding sequence ATGGCGTTCGCGTCGCCGCTGGCCGAGGGCGCGTTCCTCGCCGGACGGGCGCTGTTCGCGCTCGTGGTCAGCTACCTCGCGCTGGGGAACCTCCTCGACCTCGAAGCGTCGGTCGGGTACGCCCGGAGCAAAGGCGCGCCGCTGGCGTCGGCGACGGTGCCGCTGGGGAGCCTCGGGCTCATCGTCGGTGCGCTGTCGGTGCTCGTCGGGGCCTATCCCGCCGTCGGGGCCGTGACGATACTGGCTATCCTCGCGCCTATCACCGTGGTCATGCACGACTTCTGGACCATGGAGGGCCAGGACCGGCAGAACGAGGAGATACACTTCCTCAAGAACGTCGGGCTGCTGGGCGGCGCTCTGGTCTTCCTCGCGCTGTCCTCGCTGTCGTGGCCGCTGGCAGCGGGCGTGGGGGTCGGCCTCTAA
- a CDS encoding DsbA family oxidoreductase, protein MSATDTAGGTITQYTDPMCTWCWGSEPVVRHLRAAYGEQIQFEYVMGGLVEDFETFYDAANDISQPSDVVPHWESASEAHGMPVDTSIFETDPAQSTYPASVAFVAARQQDRRDAHRYLRALREAYATEARNVSRREAQVALAERVGIDVTAFEQALDDGTARERFESDLARTREAGVRAFPTYRVSGPEGERVAAGFQSYDQLRAALEAVAPSAEPADPPSVREFVGEFGPVATQEVAETCELARGKARQVLQSLHDEGAVGRDPRGNGVFWDSRRDS, encoded by the coding sequence ATGTCTGCCACAGACACCGCCGGCGGAACGATAACGCAGTACACCGACCCGATGTGCACCTGGTGCTGGGGGTCCGAGCCGGTCGTCCGGCACCTCCGAGCGGCCTACGGGGAGCAAATCCAGTTCGAATACGTCATGGGCGGGCTCGTCGAGGACTTCGAGACGTTCTACGACGCGGCCAACGACATCTCGCAGCCGAGCGACGTCGTCCCCCACTGGGAGTCGGCCTCGGAGGCCCACGGGATGCCGGTCGATACCTCGATATTCGAGACTGACCCCGCACAGTCGACGTATCCGGCGAGCGTCGCGTTCGTCGCGGCGCGCCAGCAGGACCGCCGCGACGCACACAGGTATCTCCGGGCCTTGCGCGAGGCCTACGCCACAGAGGCACGCAACGTCAGCCGGCGTGAAGCGCAGGTCGCCCTGGCCGAGCGCGTGGGCATCGACGTGACCGCGTTCGAGCAGGCGCTGGACGACGGAACGGCCCGGGAACGTTTCGAGAGCGACCTCGCTCGCACCCGCGAGGCCGGCGTCCGCGCGTTCCCGACCTACCGCGTCAGCGGCCCCGAAGGCGAACGCGTCGCCGCCGGATTTCAGTCGTACGACCAGCTGCGAGCCGCGCTGGAGGCGGTCGCCCCGTCGGCAGAGCCCGCCGACCCGCCGTCGGTCCGGGAGTTCGTCGGCGAGTTCGGGCCCGTCGCGACGCAGGAGGTCGCCGAGACCTGCGAACTCGCGCGCGGCAAGGCCAGACAGGTCCTCCAGTCGCTCCACGACGAGGGGGCGGTGGGTCGCGACCCGCGCGGAAACGGCGTGTTCTGGGACAGCCGGCGTGACAGTTGA
- a CDS encoding site-2 protease family protein translates to MRRFRIGSAFGIPIQLDLTFLLVLPLFAWIIGTQIAQTAGLLNSSLGTGLDPALLTGGSLVWALGTVAAVGLFTGVVLHELGHSLVAIRYGFPIDSITLWLFGGVAQLTEMPEDWKQELAIAVAGPIVSIVLGVVSYGVFLVLPGTQSTAVESARFVFAYLAVMNVALAAFNMLPGFPMDGGRVLRALLARTRPYARATQIAAEVGKVFAILLGLFGLFVAGNIFLAGLAFFIYIGAAGEARETTMRADLEGVQVRDVMTPADRVTTVTPEVSVRELVETMFRERHTGYPVEVDGEVVGLVTLEDARAVRDVERDAYTVRDVMTTELVTVGPELDVMDALNELQDNSVGRLVVTDEDGAFRGLLTRSDVMTALSILRSSDEGAVRASRLRAEQ, encoded by the coding sequence ATGCGACGGTTCCGCATCGGGAGCGCCTTCGGCATCCCCATCCAGCTCGACCTGACCTTCCTGCTCGTCCTGCCGCTGTTCGCGTGGATTATCGGGACCCAGATAGCACAGACGGCGGGGCTGTTGAACAGCTCGCTGGGAACCGGGCTGGACCCGGCGCTGCTGACCGGCGGGAGCCTCGTCTGGGCGCTCGGCACCGTGGCCGCCGTCGGCCTCTTTACCGGCGTCGTCCTGCACGAGCTGGGCCACTCGCTCGTCGCGATTCGGTACGGGTTCCCGATCGACTCCATCACGCTGTGGCTCTTCGGCGGCGTCGCCCAGCTGACCGAGATGCCCGAAGACTGGAAACAGGAGCTGGCCATCGCCGTCGCCGGCCCCATCGTCAGCATCGTGCTGGGGGTCGTCTCCTACGGCGTCTTCCTCGTCTTGCCGGGCACCCAGTCGACGGCCGTCGAGTCAGCCCGCTTCGTCTTCGCCTATCTGGCGGTGATGAACGTCGCACTCGCGGCGTTCAACATGCTCCCGGGGTTCCCGATGGACGGCGGGCGCGTGCTTCGCGCCCTGCTCGCCCGGACCCGCCCGTACGCGCGAGCGACGCAGATCGCCGCCGAGGTGGGCAAGGTCTTTGCCATCCTGCTCGGACTGTTCGGCCTCTTTGTCGCGGGCAACATCTTCCTGGCCGGACTGGCGTTCTTCATCTACATCGGCGCGGCGGGCGAGGCCCGAGAGACGACGATGCGTGCCGACCTGGAGGGCGTGCAGGTCAGAGACGTGATGACCCCGGCGGACCGCGTCACCACGGTCACGCCCGAGGTGTCGGTCCGGGAGCTCGTCGAGACGATGTTCCGGGAGCGCCACACGGGCTATCCCGTCGAGGTCGACGGGGAGGTGGTGGGGCTGGTCACGCTGGAGGACGCCCGCGCGGTCCGGGACGTCGAACGCGACGCCTACACCGTCCGGGACGTGATGACCACCGAGCTGGTCACCGTCGGGCCCGAGCTGGACGTGATGGACGCGCTGAACGAACTGCAGGACAACTCCGTGGGCCGGCTGGTCGTCACCGACGAAGACGGCGCGTTCCGGGGACTGCTCACCCGTTCGGACGTCATGACGGCCCTCTCTATCCTCCGGTCGAGCGACGAGGGCGCTGTCAGAGCGAGCCGGCTTCGGGCGGAGCAGTGA
- a CDS encoding sugar phosphate isomerase/epimerase family protein — translation MEFGVTVGDDLDRLEKTAADFAFAEFGLGEALDVPGAIDDARLDNLLAERDQSLVVHLPFKQDVATPVPEINDAILAYQERLLDWAAARGARKAVLHATVRDPYDTGLRSTAADQLSRVVAAGEKRGVEIVVENVGHQPRGLQLSVLGDIADEVGLPVCFDVGHAYMEDGNEGIERFCKRHGDRISHLHVHDVRGRGDTHMPLGAGEVDGDPVARHLDGFDGTVAVEVFTDDVALLRDTAARAASWFGESGDATNC, via the coding sequence ATGGAGTTCGGCGTGACCGTCGGCGACGACCTCGACCGACTCGAAAAGACCGCGGCGGACTTCGCGTTCGCCGAGTTCGGCCTCGGTGAGGCGCTGGACGTTCCGGGGGCCATCGACGACGCCCGCCTCGACAACCTGCTGGCCGAGCGCGACCAGTCGCTCGTCGTCCACCTCCCGTTCAAGCAGGACGTGGCGACGCCGGTCCCCGAGATCAACGACGCTATCCTCGCCTATCAGGAGCGGTTGCTCGACTGGGCGGCGGCGCGCGGGGCGCGCAAGGCGGTCCTCCACGCGACCGTCCGGGACCCCTACGACACCGGCCTGCGGTCGACTGCCGCCGACCAGCTCTCGCGCGTCGTCGCGGCCGGGGAGAAAAGAGGAGTCGAGATCGTCGTCGAGAACGTCGGCCACCAGCCCCGCGGGCTCCAGCTCTCCGTGCTGGGCGATATCGCCGACGAGGTCGGTCTCCCGGTGTGTTTCGACGTCGGCCACGCGTACATGGAGGACGGGAACGAGGGTATCGAACGGTTCTGCAAGCGCCACGGCGACCGGATTTCACATCTGCACGTCCACGACGTGCGGGGCCGCGGTGACACGCACATGCCGCTGGGCGCCGGCGAGGTCGACGGCGACCCGGTCGCGCGCCATCTCGACGGCTTCGACGGCACCGTCGCCGTCGAGGTGTTCACCGACGACGTGGCGCTGCTCCGGGACACCGCGGCCCGGGCGGCGTCGTGGTTCGGCGAGTCGGGTGACGCCACTAATTGTTAG
- a CDS encoding alpha/beta hydrolase, translating into MTAIQTADGLELDCVHHPAEGDADGTVLLAHGITQDMDEGGMFTRLAELLAAAGFDAVRFSYRGHGDSDGRPRGVTVAGERLDFEAAFEHARAAFDGPYFVVAKSFGAVSTCLSLDRYSDAISGVVLWNPVLDIDSTFLDPQTPWGREQFTGEALAELRESGSLPLGDGFELGRVLYDELHRYDPGARFAERSMPALVVHGDDDDIVPYEPTKRVATESGADFHTVEDTDHAFQTPDGDPVTRGTERAQDRRTVEWLRARVE; encoded by the coding sequence ATGACAGCGATCCAGACGGCTGACGGCCTCGAACTCGACTGCGTGCACCACCCGGCCGAGGGGGACGCCGACGGAACGGTGTTGCTGGCCCACGGCATCACACAGGACATGGACGAGGGCGGGATGTTCACGCGGCTCGCCGAGTTGCTCGCGGCGGCCGGTTTCGACGCCGTCCGGTTTAGCTACCGGGGCCACGGGGACAGCGACGGGCGGCCGCGCGGCGTCACCGTCGCCGGCGAACGCCTCGACTTCGAGGCCGCGTTCGAGCACGCGCGGGCGGCCTTCGACGGGCCGTACTTCGTCGTCGCCAAGAGCTTCGGCGCAGTGTCGACCTGCCTCTCGCTGGACCGGTACAGCGACGCCATCAGCGGGGTCGTGCTGTGGAACCCGGTGCTCGACATCGACAGCACGTTCCTCGACCCACAGACCCCGTGGGGCCGCGAGCAGTTCACCGGCGAGGCGCTGGCCGAACTGCGCGAGTCCGGGTCGCTGCCGCTCGGCGACGGGTTCGAGCTGGGGCGAGTGCTGTACGACGAGCTCCACCGCTACGACCCCGGTGCTCGGTTCGCCGAGCGGTCGATGCCCGCGCTCGTCGTCCACGGCGACGACGACGATATCGTACCCTACGAGCCGACGAAACGGGTCGCAACCGAAAGCGGTGCCGACTTCCACACCGTCGAGGACACCGACCACGCGTTCCAGACGCCCGACGGCGACCCGGTGACCCGCGGCACCGAGCGCGCCCAGGACCGCCGGACCGTCGAGTGGCTCCGGGCCCGCGTCGAGTAG
- a CDS encoding winged helix-turn-helix transcriptional regulator, with translation MAADTADRRASVERHNESACSVVQAIDRIGTPWRLNVVHALDGGEQRFNELKAATDARSKTLSDALDALVENDIVDRRMEEAAPVAVYYALTPKGRELLDVLDELDEWARRWEGESSAT, from the coding sequence ATGGCCGCTGACACCGCCGACCGACGGGCGTCGGTCGAGCGACACAACGAGTCGGCCTGTTCGGTCGTGCAGGCCATCGACCGGATCGGCACGCCGTGGCGGCTCAACGTCGTCCACGCGCTCGACGGCGGGGAACAGCGCTTCAACGAGCTCAAGGCCGCCACTGACGCGCGCTCGAAGACGCTCTCCGACGCGCTCGATGCGCTCGTCGAGAACGACATCGTCGACCGACGCATGGAGGAGGCGGCGCCGGTCGCCGTGTACTACGCGCTCACGCCGAAAGGGCGGGAGCTGCTCGACGTGCTGGACGAACTGGACGAGTGGGCACGGCGGTGGGAGGGCGAGTCGTCGGCGACGTAG
- a CDS encoding GAF domain-containing protein yields MGDIQVLYVDPDATAGTSPLRELVADPAIEVYRETSIADAVATLGERVVDCVVTEYDLPDGTGVELVTTLREVAPDTGAILVTDDSPVRIAEESPGGPVAEFVPKSVPEVGARVVQLVKHTAANRSQTSYPLPPDERARLAALATIDLDDELLGRAVQRVTELATEHFAVPQSSVNIITERTQEFLASAGGEFEPTPREDSACTYTILDDGVSVIEDVAADPRFPDVTDDTAIRFYAGASLTTREGHPVGTLCVYDDEPRVFSEADRAYLSLLADEVTDWLEVAREPRTGAERGVEEGESP; encoded by the coding sequence ATGGGGGACATCCAAGTCCTCTACGTCGACCCGGACGCGACCGCGGGGACGTCACCGCTGCGAGAACTGGTCGCCGACCCCGCTATCGAGGTCTACCGCGAAACTTCGATCGCTGACGCGGTGGCCACACTCGGCGAGCGGGTCGTCGACTGCGTGGTGACGGAGTACGACCTCCCCGACGGGACCGGGGTAGAGCTGGTCACCACGCTCCGGGAGGTCGCCCCCGACACCGGTGCGATTCTCGTGACGGACGACTCGCCCGTCCGTATCGCCGAGGAGTCCCCTGGCGGACCCGTCGCCGAGTTCGTCCCCAAGAGCGTCCCCGAAGTCGGTGCCCGCGTCGTACAGCTCGTCAAACACACCGCGGCCAACCGGAGCCAGACCTCGTATCCGCTCCCGCCCGACGAGCGGGCGCGCCTCGCCGCGCTGGCGACCATCGACCTCGACGACGAGCTGCTGGGGCGGGCCGTACAGCGAGTAACCGAACTGGCCACCGAACACTTCGCGGTGCCACAGAGTTCGGTGAACATCATCACCGAACGGACCCAGGAGTTCCTGGCCAGTGCCGGCGGCGAGTTCGAACCGACCCCCCGAGAGGACTCGGCGTGTACCTACACGATTCTCGACGACGGCGTCTCCGTAATCGAGGACGTCGCGGCCGACCCGCGTTTTCCCGACGTCACCGACGATACGGCCATCCGCTTCTACGCGGGGGCGTCGCTCACCACGCGGGAGGGCCATCCCGTCGGGACGCTCTGTGTCTACGACGACGAGCCGCGGGTGTTCAGCGAGGCCGACCGCGCCTACCTCTCCCTGCTCGCGGACGAGGTGACGGACTGGCTGGAGGTCGCCCGCGAGCCGCGGACGGGAGCCGAGCGAGGGGTCGAGGAGGGGGAGTCGCCGTGA